The DNA sequence TCCTCATCGTAATAATACAGAAGGTAATAGAGATAAGGATTTCCGATTAAAATTACTTTTACTTTTATTTCAATTGGTTCTGGTTTAAGAGCACTTGTTGAAATTAAATAAAAAGGGTCTACTGATTGAATTTCAAGGACACCATTTCGGAGAGTTCTTTTCAACGTAGGCCAGACTCCTGGTTCCATAATCATGTCTGTTGCATTCAGGACTAAATGCCCTCCATTTGCTCTTAAGAGTGATCCAGCTTTAATCTTTGTAAAATCTGCCTTAAGTATACCTTTCCTGTCCACTTCTCTTTCAATAGTCCCAAATAAATTTTTGTACGAGGGAGAGGTTTCTATTATGATTGGCGATCCTTTTGTTTCCGAGTTGTCTACTACTACATTAACTGAAAACTTAAGAAATTGGTCCTCTGCTGAGACTTTCTTTAAATCTTCTGAACTCTCTTCTTTTTCCTGGAAGAGTTCCAGGTTTTTCATTATGTTTTCTTTTACATCTTTAAAGTATTGATTTAGCTTTTGATTTTCGTATTTATCTTTTATTTCATTCAGGAGAGATTCAAGATAGGGAAGTATTGCCTGGTCATTTAACTCATCCATTTTTTTGCTCAATTCTTTTGTTAATTCTTTGCTTTGTTTCAATATATCTTCCATCTCATTAATCAAATCGCCCTGAGATTCTTTAATCTGCTCCAATTTTTCTTTTGGAAATTTTCCAGTTTCAGTAAGGTTTTCAAGTTCTTCAAACTCGATAGTATTTCCATCCACCACTGGAAGTATGGCTGGTTTCAGAAATGGTCCCAATCTGAGCTGAACTAACTTGAATCCCTTTTCTACTACTTTTTTCTCAAAATTTCTAAGAATTTCTCGTTGATTTTCTTCGAATCTTTCAAAAATACCTTTTTTCTTCAATTGGTAAAGTTCACTTTCAAAGATTGCAGGGATGTTTGTTCTGAGCGAATCAATCAGATTTTCCATATCCTTTTTGAGCTCTTTTCCGTACCCTGCAGGAAGAGAAATCAGGATTGGCATGTCCGGGTTTTTGAAATTGTTTAAATAGCAAAGGTCATTCGGCCTTTCTTCTTTTTTTCCTAATTTTTCAAGGAGTTTTTTTATAGTTGTAGTCCTGCCTGTTCCCACAGGTCCATTTATAAAAATATTATAGCCAGGATTCTCAATCTCCAATCCCAATTTTATGGCATTAATGGCTCTATCCTGTCCGATTATTCCTTCAAGAGCACTTATTTCTTCTGGAATTTCTTCAGGAATAGATTCTAATTCACATTTCCATCTTAATTTGGAAGCAGGAAGCTCTTCAATTTTTTTCATTATTGAAACCTCCACTTTTAAGTTTACAATGAATTTATTTGGATATCAATTTTTGCAAATTAGGGAGCCATATGAATTTTTCAGAAGGGGTCATCCATCTTCTGAGCGATATATCGACAAGCATCTAAATACCTAAGAAACAAGTGATTCTTGAAAGAAAAAGGGGAAAGAAAAAGGAGACAGGCTACTTTTTTCACCAAATCTGCTTTTAAAGCAACTTATATATTTTAATCTTGTGTTATCGATCAAAAAAAGTAGCCTGTCTCCTTTTTCCTTTGTTCAAATTTAAAAAAATTCGTAAGTGTCACTAATTTTTTATGAGACCTCTGAAAAAGTCCATCTGCTGCGTTGCAGTCTCAGCTTTATCGCTTCAACGTACAGGAAGTACGCCTGCACTCAAAGCTTCACTGCGCTTAGTGTGCTGTCCAATAGATATCTACATAAACAAACAATTTCTCCTAAAGCACACTGAAGAGGTATGGAGAAGGAACTTCCCCGAACATAGGAGGGTGTCGGAATATGTATTCCGCACCCTCCTACATGCACCATTCTGGTGCATGGAAATAGATGATTTAAATTTAAATAAAAACCTTTTACACACTGCCCTTAAGGGCAGTGCTAGGAGCCTTTCGGATAAAAGGGAAGTGATTAATTCTCCTAATATTTCAGTTCTCCGAAAGGCTCCTATGAGCTGCTCAGCGAAGCGTCTAAGG is a window from the Acidobacteriota bacterium genome containing:
- a CDS encoding ATP-binding protein gives rise to the protein MKKIEELPASKLRWKCELESIPEEIPEEISALEGIIGQDRAINAIKLGLEIENPGYNIFINGPVGTGRTTTIKKLLEKLGKKEERPNDLCYLNNFKNPDMPILISLPAGYGKELKKDMENLIDSLRTNIPAIFESELYQLKKKGIFERFEENQREILRNFEKKVVEKGFKLVQLRLGPFLKPAILPVVDGNTIEFEELENLTETGKFPKEKLEQIKESQGDLINEMEDILKQSKELTKELSKKMDELNDQAILPYLESLLNEIKDKYENQKLNQYFKDVKENIMKNLELFQEKEESSEDLKKVSAEDQFLKFSVNVVVDNSETKGSPIIIETSPSYKNLFGTIEREVDRKGILKADFTKIKAGSLLRANGGHLVLNATDMIMEPGVWPTLKRTLRNGVLEIQSVDPFYLISTSALKPEPIEIKVKVILIGNPYLYYLLYYYDEEFRKIFKIRADFDTVMKNTPENITQYNSFINMICKEENLLPFEKEAVAAVTEFGVKLAGRKNKLSTRFNVVADLIRESNYWAKKDGKQKVDAFSVEKAIEEWRKRVSLTEEKIQEMIEEGLIMIDTEGKVVGQVNGLSIFHLGEYTFGKPTRISARTSIGKTGVINIEREAELSGKAHNKGVLILAGYIKGKYAQDKPLAMDATLCFEQSYSEIDGDSASSTEVYAILSSLSGLPLRQDIAVTGSVNQKGEIQPIGGVNEKIEGFYKVCKAKGLTGTQGVIIPYQNVEDLMLNKEAVEAVEKRKFHVYPIKSIDEGIEILTGVEAGERKEDGSFPEGTVNYMVDKKLREFAEKIIELEKVRF